The following coding sequences are from one Spea bombifrons isolate aSpeBom1 chromosome 13, aSpeBom1.2.pri, whole genome shotgun sequence window:
- the GRB2 gene encoding growth factor receptor-bound protein 2 isoform X1 — protein sequence MEAIAKYDFKATADDELSFKRGDVLKVLNEECDQNWYKAELNGKDGFIPKNYIEMKPHPWFFGKIPRAKAEEMLGKQRHDGAFLIRESESAPGDFSLSVKFGNDVQHFKVLRDGAGKYFLWVVKFNSLNELVDYHRSTSVSRNQQIFLRDIEQVPQVHGGERATNLPQQPTYVQALFDFDPQEDGELGFRRGDFIQVVDNSDPNWWKGTCHGQTGMFPRNYVTPVNRNL from the exons ATGGAGGCCATAGCAAAATATGACTTCAAAGCCACAGCAGATGATGAGCTGAGTTTCAAGCGAGGGGACGTTCTGAAG gtCCTGAATGAAGAGTGTGACCAGAACTGGTACAAAGCTGAACTCAACGGAAAAGATGGATTCATTCCCAAAAATTATATTGAGATGAAGCCACATCC GTGGTTTTTTGGCAAGATTCCACGTGCCAAAGCAGAAGAGATGCTTGGTAAGCAAAGACACGATGGTGCCTTTTTGATCCGTGAGAGTGAAAGTGCACCAGGAGACTTCTCTTTATCAGTCAA ATTTGGCAATGATGTGCAGCACTTCAAGGTTTTGCGAGATGGTGCAGGGAAGTATTTCCTGTGGGTTGTAAAGTTCAACTCCCTGAATGAGCTAGTTGATTACCATCGGTCTACATCAGTATCCCGGAACCAACAGATCTTCTTGCGTGACATCGAGCAGGTGCCACAGGTACACGGGGGAGAAAGAGCAACGAATTTACCACAG CAACCCACCTATGTGCAGGCGCTGTTTGATTTCGATCCCCAGGAAGATGGGGAACTTGGATTCCGACGAGGAGACTTCATCCAAGTGGTGGACAACTCAGATCCGAACTGGTGGAAGGGAACTTGCCATGGCCAAACTGGCATGTTCCCACGCAATTATGTGACACCTGTCAACCGCAACCTGTAA
- the GRB2 gene encoding growth factor receptor-bound protein 2 isoform X2, whose amino-acid sequence MEAIAKYDFKATADDELSFKRGDVLKVLNEECDQNWYKAELNGKDGFIPKNYIEMKPHPWFFGKIPRAKAEEMLGKQRHDGAFLIRESESAPGDFSLSVKFGNDVQHFKVLRDGAGKYFLWVVKFNSLNELVDYHRSTSVSRNQQIFLRDIEQVPQQPTYVQALFDFDPQEDGELGFRRGDFIQVVDNSDPNWWKGTCHGQTGMFPRNYVTPVNRNL is encoded by the exons ATGGAGGCCATAGCAAAATATGACTTCAAAGCCACAGCAGATGATGAGCTGAGTTTCAAGCGAGGGGACGTTCTGAAG gtCCTGAATGAAGAGTGTGACCAGAACTGGTACAAAGCTGAACTCAACGGAAAAGATGGATTCATTCCCAAAAATTATATTGAGATGAAGCCACATCC GTGGTTTTTTGGCAAGATTCCACGTGCCAAAGCAGAAGAGATGCTTGGTAAGCAAAGACACGATGGTGCCTTTTTGATCCGTGAGAGTGAAAGTGCACCAGGAGACTTCTCTTTATCAGTCAA ATTTGGCAATGATGTGCAGCACTTCAAGGTTTTGCGAGATGGTGCAGGGAAGTATTTCCTGTGGGTTGTAAAGTTCAACTCCCTGAATGAGCTAGTTGATTACCATCGGTCTACATCAGTATCCCGGAACCAACAGATCTTCTTGCGTGACATCGAGCAGGTGCCACAG CAACCCACCTATGTGCAGGCGCTGTTTGATTTCGATCCCCAGGAAGATGGGGAACTTGGATTCCGACGAGGAGACTTCATCCAAGTGGTGGACAACTCAGATCCGAACTGGTGGAAGGGAACTTGCCATGGCCAAACTGGCATGTTCCCACGCAATTATGTGACACCTGTCAACCGCAACCTGTAA